A genomic window from Canis aureus isolate CA01 chromosome 2, VMU_Caureus_v.1.0, whole genome shotgun sequence includes:
- the MTMR10 gene encoding myotubularin-related protein 10 isoform X3 yields the protein MPLQRFHYRNLLLGEHDVPLTCIEQIVTVNDHKRKQKVLGPNQKLKFNPTELIIYCKDFRIVRFRFDESGPESAKKVCLAIAHYSQPTDLQLLFAFEYVGKKYHNSATKINGIPSGGGSGAVGGSNQKTPFFETYSDWDREIKRTGASGWRVCSINEGYMISTCLPEYFVVPSSLADQDLKIFSHSFVGRRMPLWCWSHSNGSALVRMALIKDVLQQRKIDQRICNAITKSHPQRSDVYKSDLDKTLPNIQEIQAAFVKLKQLCVNEPFEETEEKWLSSLENTRWLEYVRAFLKHSAELVYILESRHLSVVLQEEEGRDLSCIVASLVQVMLDPHFRTITGFQSLIQKEWVMAGYQFLDRCNHLKRSEKESPLFLLFLDATWQLLEQYPAAFEFSETYLAVLYDSTRISLFGTFLFNSPHQRVKQSTEFAISKNIQLGDEKGLKFPSVWDWSLQFTAKDRTLFHNPLYIGKSTPCIQNGSVKSFKRTKKSYSSTLRGMPGSLRNGIISDPDLVPRRNSLILKAKPDPPPPPTSQDHGAEQYFREWFSKPADLHGVILPHVSGTHVKLWKLCYFRWVPEAQIHLGGFITAFHKLSLLADEVDALSRTLRQHRAGSLDAGHAGPDESRMYFRVSAHATPGTPDFLSSAFPFSPVGNLCRRSISGTPLSKFLSGAKIWLSTETLANED from the exons ACTGAAATTTAATCCAACAGAGTTAATTATTTACTGTAAAGATTTCAGAATTGTCAGATTTCGCTTTGATGAATCAGGTCCTGAAAGTGCCAAAAAG GTATGCCTTGCAATAGCTCATTATTCCCAGCCAACAGACCTCCAGCTACTCTTTGCATTTGAATATGTTGGGAAAAAATACCACAATTCag CCACTAAAATTAACGGAATACCCTCAGGAGGTGGCAGTGGAGCTGTTGGTGGCAGCAACCAAAAAACCCCATTCTTTGAAACATACTCAGACTGGGACCGAGAAATCAAGAGAACAGGTGCTTCCGGGTGGAGAGTTTGTTCTATTAACGAGGGTTACATGATATCCACTTG CCTTCCAGAATACTTTGTAGTGCCAAGTTCTTTAGCAGACCAGGATCTgaagatcttctcccattcttttgttGGAAGAAGGATGCCA CTCTGGTGCTGGAGTCACTCTAATGGCAGTGCTCTTGTGCGAATGGCCCTCATAAAAGATGTGCTACAACAGAGGAAAATTGACCAGAG GATCTGTAATGCAATAACTAAAAGTCATCCACAGAGAAGTGATGTTTACAAATCAGATTTGGATAAGACCTTGCCCAATATCCAAGAAATACAGGCGGCTTTTGTAAAACTCAAGCAACTATGCGTTAatg AGCCttttgaagaaactgaagaaaaatggtTATCTTCACTGGAAAATACTCGGTGGTTAGAATATGTAAG GGCATTCCTTAAACATTCAGCAGAACTTGTGTACATTCTAGAAAGCCGGCATCTGTCTGTAGTGCTACAAG aggaggagggaagagacttGAGCTGTATTGTAGCTTCTCTTGTTCAAGTGATGCTGGATCCCCATTTTAGGACAATTACGGGATTTCAGAGTCTGATCCAGAAGGAGTGGGTCATGGCTGGATATCAGTTCCTAGACAGATGCAACCACTTAAAGAGATCTGAGAAAGAG TCTCCTTTATTTTTGCTGTTCTTGGATGCCACGTGGCAGCTGCTAGAACAGTACCCAGCGGCCTTCGAGTTCTCAGAGACATACTTGGCAGTGCTGTACGACAGCACCCGCATTTCCCTGTTCGGCACCTTCCTGTTCAACTCCCCTCACCAGCGGGTGAAACAAAGCACA GAATTTGCTATCAGCAAAAATATCCAGTTGGGTGACGAAAAGGgtttaaaatttccctcagtttgGGACTGGTCTCTTCAGTTTACAGCAAAGGATCGCACTCTTTTCCATAACCCCTTGTACATTGGAAAGAGCACGCCCTGCATCCAGAATGGTTCTGTGAAATCTTTCAAACGGACAAAG AAAAGCTACAGTTCCACACTGAGAGGAATGCCAGGTTCCTTAAGGAATGGAATCATCAGTGACCCAGACTTGGTCCCAAGGAGAAATTCATTGATACTAAAAGCGAAGCCTGACCCTCCGCCACCGCCCACCAGCCAGGACCATGGTGCCGAGCAGTATTTTAGAGAATGGTTTTCCAAACCGGCTGACCTGCATGGCGTTATTCTGCCACATGTCTCGGGAACACATGTGAAGCTCTGGAAACTGTGCTATTTCCGCTGGGTGCCTGAGGCCCAGATCCACCTCGGGGGCTTCATCACCGCCTTCCACAAGCTCTCGCTGCTGGCCGACGAGGTGGACGCGCTCAGCAGGACGCTGCGGCAGCACCGGGCCGGGTCCCTGGATGCCGGCCACGCGGGCCCGGACGAGAGCCGCATGTACTTCCGGGTCAGCGCTCACGCCACTCCCGGGACACCGGACTTCCTGTCGTCTGCTTTCCCATTTAGCCCTGTGGGCAACCTCTGTAGACGGAGCATCTCAGGAACGCCCTTGAGCAAGTTTTTAAGTGGGGCCAAGATCTGGTTATCTACTGAGACGCTAGCAAATGAGGACTGA